In the genome of Bremerella sp. P1, the window GTTTCCGTTGTCGTTCCTATTTACAACGAAATCGAGACCATTCCCCTGCTCTACAGTAGCTTGCACGAGGTGCTAGCAAACCTGGGGCGGGACTATGAGATTTTGTTTGTCGACGACGGTTCCAGCGATGGATCGACCGCTAAGCTGAAGGAAGTGGCCGCCACCGATTCGCACGTGAAGGTGGTTGAGTTCCGCCGGAACTATGGCCAAACGGCTGCCATGCACGCCGGCATTCAGCATGCGTCGATGGACGTCGTGATCACGCTCGATGGCGACATGCAGAACGATCCGGAAGACATTCCGATGATGCTGGAAAAGATCGACGAAGGTTTCGACCTCGTGCATGGTTGGCGGAAGAATCGCCAGGATGCGTTCGTCAATCGCAAGCTTCCTTCCAAGATCGCCAACTGGCTGATCTCGAAGGTTACCAAGTTCCCAATTCATGACCTCGGCTGCACCCTCAAGGCGATCCGCCGCGAGATTGCCGTAGAGTTGGAACTGTACGGCGAGATGCACCGCTTCATCCCGATTTTGGCGCATCAGCGCGGGGCGAAGTGCGTGGAAGTCGTCACGCGGCATCATGCCCGCCGCTTTGGCCAGACCAAGTACGGCATCGGTCGCACAACGCGCGTGGTGCTCGACTTGTTGACCGTCGCCTACATGCAGCAGTTCTTCACCAGTCCGATGAAGCTGTTTGGCCGGATGGGCTTTGCCTGTCTGGGCATTGCTGGGCTGAGCGTGATGACCACCATCGGTATGAAGCTGATCGGCGGGGTCGATATGACCGGCAACCCGCTGCTGCTATTCGCCGTGCTGAGCACGATCCTCGGTTCGCAGATGTTCGGCATGGGCCTTCTGGGTGAAGTGAATGCCCGAATCTACTACGCCTCGAATGGCAACGACTCGTACGCGGTTCGTAGCCTGACCAACTTCGACGACGATAGCCCACAGTCGATCAGGATGCGTCGTCAGGCTGCTTAGTTTGCTTTGACGACCCCTGGCGGTTTCCAGCTTCCTTTGCCAGGCGGAAGAATCGATGGTGGATCGGTTTTCGGCCAGTAGAGCCGAAGGACCATGTAGATGGGCCCGTCGGGAGCCGGCAGCCAGTTCGCTTCTTTCTCCTTGCCCGGCGAATCCTTTTGGATGTAGATGGTCAGCGATCCATCGGCATTCTTTTTAAGGTCTGGCAGCATGGGCGAATTGATCAGATAGCGATCGAGCGGATTCTCGATCAGTAGCTGCGTCTTACCGTCGTACATGGTGACTGACCAGAACGCATTGACCGGCGGCAACTCGCCGGCGGGAAACGTGAGCATATAGTTCTGCTTGCTGCCG includes:
- a CDS encoding glycosyltransferase family 2 protein; translation: MSVSVVVPIYNEIETIPLLYSSLHEVLANLGRDYEILFVDDGSSDGSTAKLKEVAATDSHVKVVEFRRNYGQTAAMHAGIQHASMDVVITLDGDMQNDPEDIPMMLEKIDEGFDLVHGWRKNRQDAFVNRKLPSKIANWLISKVTKFPIHDLGCTLKAIRREIAVELELYGEMHRFIPILAHQRGAKCVEVVTRHHARRFGQTKYGIGRTTRVVLDLLTVAYMQQFFTSPMKLFGRMGFACLGIAGLSVMTTIGMKLIGGVDMTGNPLLLFAVLSTILGSQMFGMGLLGEVNARIYYASNGNDSYAVRSLTNFDDDSPQSIRMRRQAA